DNA from Microbacterium foliorum:
CTGATCCACCGCCCCAAGACGCGCAATGACATCGATCCCGCGGTGCGCACCCTGCGCATGCACGAAGCTCTCACGCTGCAGACCGCACTGCTGCAGCAGCGCGATGCGGTGCGCTCGCTCTCGGCGACGGCCCGACCTGCCAGGCCCGGCGGGTTGCTCGAGCGATTCGACGCATCCCTGCCCTACGACCTCACCCCCGATCAGCAGACGGTCGGAGCGCAGGTCGCCGACGACCTCGTCGGCTCCTGGCCGATGAATCGCCTGGTGCAGGGAGAGGTGGGTTCGGGAAAGACGCTGGTGGCGCTGCGCGCGATGCTGCAGGTGGCCGAGTCCGGTGGGCAGGCGGCGCTCATCGCCCCGACCGAGGTGCTCGCAGGACAGCACCTGCGGTCGATCGCGAAGATGCTCGGACCCCAGCTCGGGCCCCTGGTCATGCCCACGCTCCTGACCGGTCAGATGCCGGCGGCGGAGCGCCGCAAAGCGGCGCTGCGGGTCGCCTCCGGTCAGGCGTTGATCGTGGTCGGCACACACGCCCTGCTCGGTGAGAAGACGACTTTCGCGGATCTCGGTCTGGTCGTCGTCGACGAGCAGCACCGTTTCGGCGTGGAGCAGCGCGAGGCGCTCCGCGCGAAGGGATCCAGCCCGCACGCTCTCGTGCTCACGGCCACGCCGATCCCTCGCACCGTCGCGATGACGGTGTTCGGCGACCTCGACACCTCGGTGATCCGCACGATGCCGAAGGGGAGAGCGGGGATCGAGTCGTTCGTCGCACCGCTCGCAGAGCACCCCGGCTGGTTCAACCGGGTCTGGGACAGGGCGGCCGAGGAGATCGCGCAGGGGCGGCAGGTGTTCGCCGTCTGCGCGGCGATCGACACCGCGAAGAAGACGGCCGAGTCGGGCGAGCAGCCGCTCGTGCAACCCGAGGGCGCGGCGGGCCCTCGGTGGGGCGTCGTGCAGCTCGATGAGGCGCTCGAGACGCACCCACGACTCGGAGGCGTGCGGCGGGCCGTGCTGCATGGACGCATGCCCTCGGACGAGAAGGACGCGGTGATGCAGGCGTTCGCCCGTGGGGAGATCGATCTGCTCGTGGCGACCACCGTGATCGAGGTGGGCGTCGACGTGCCGAATGCGTCGACGATGATCGTCCTCGACGCCGACCGGTTCGGAGTGTCGCAGCTGCATCAGCTGCGCGGCCGTGTGGGCCGAGGCGGGGTCCCCGGTCTCTGCCTGCTCGTGACCGAGGCGGAGTCCGGCTCGGTCGCCCGTGAACGGGTCGATGCGGTCGCCGCCACCCTCGACGGCTTCGCTCTCGCCGAGGTGGATCTCGAGCTCCGCGGTGAGGGAGACGTGCTCGGTGCCGCGCAGGCGGGGGTGCGCTCGTCGTTGAAGCTGCTGCGCGTGGTCAAGGACTCGGGGCTCATCGTCAGGGCGCGCGAGCTCGCCGAGAGCATCCTCGCCGCCGATCCCGATCTCGTGGCCAACTCGGGGCTGCGGTCGGCGATCGAGAGGCGTGTGACCGACGACGACCGCGCGGCACTCGCCAAGAACTGACCTGCGCACCATGTGCTTTAGGCTGGGGGGATGAGCAGTCGGATCGCCGTCGTCCCGGGTTCCTTCGATCCGCCGACCCTGGGTCATCTCGATGTGATCCGTCGTGCGGCCAAGCTGTACGACGAACTCCACGTGCTCGTCGTGCACAACCCGGGCAAGGAGGCGATGCTCCCGATCGCCCAGCGCATGTCGCTGATCGAGCAGTCCATCGCCGACGAGGGCATCGGCGACAACGTCGTGGTGGGCTCGTGGAGCATGGGCCTGCTGGTCGACTACGCGCGTGATGTGGGTGCCGGAGTGCTGGTCAAGGGCATCCGCTCTCAGATCGACGTCGCCTACGAATCGCCCATGGCGATCGTGAATCGTCATCTCGCCGACATCGAGACGGTCTTCCTGCTGCCGGATCCCGCCCACGCGCTGGTATCCAGCTCGCTGGTCAGGCAGGTCGCCGGACTCGGCGGCGATGTGTCGCCGTTCGTGCCACCCGCCGTCGCCGCGTTCCTCGACACCGGCTCGCGCGGCATCTAGAGCGCAGCCGGGCGCTGTCGCGCTCAGCCCGGAACCAGCCTCGCACGCCCAGGAGCCGGTACCATTGCGGGGTGCGTTCCCGAATGAATGGTCCTTTCGTCCTGCCCGTCCGCGACATCGTCCGTAGACCGGGCGAGATGCGCGAGCACGAGTTCTCGGTGACCCTGAAGGACGGTTGGGGGGAGGGGATCGTGGCCTTCGAGGCCGGTTCCGAGCTCGACCTCGACGTGCGTCTGGAGTCCGTCCACGAGGGCATCCTGGTGTCGGGAACCGCCGATGCGGAGTACTCCGGCGTGTGCGGTCGCTGCCTCATCGACATCACCCGGCCCGTCGAAGTCGAGTTCCAGGAGCTTTTCGCGTATCCTGGTGAGGAAGAAACTGACTTCGAGGTTCAAGACGACCACGTGGATCTTGAAACTCTGGTCAGGGATGCTGCCGTACTGGCACTTCCTTTTCAGCCGGTGTGTCAGCCGGATTGCCCGGGTCTCGACCCGGAAACGGGCGAGAGGCTGACCGAGAGCACCGGAACGGAGCACGCCGCTCCCATCGATCCTCGGTGGAGTGCGCTCCAGAACATCACAGACCAAGACGGCACGGAAGAATCTCGTGCCGCCGAGAAAGAAGAGAGCTAGTCATGGCTGGTAACCCCCCGAAGCGCAAGGTATCCCGTTCGAACACCCGCTCGCGCCGCGCGCAGTGGAAGGCGGCGCCCGTCGCGCTCGTCAAGACCGTCGAGAACGGCCAGGTCGTCTACAGCCGTCCGCACCAGGCGAAGGTCGTCACCGACTCGCAGGGCACCGAGCTGTTCCTCGAGTACAAGGGTCGCAAGGTCGCCGACGTCTGAGTCGCGACTTCACTACTGTGACGAAGGTCCCTGAGGGGACGAGACATCTCCCAGAGAAGCTCCGCGTCGATATCGACGCGGAGCTTCTGGAGTTGGCTCTCACCCATCGCTCCTACGCGTACGAGCATGGGGGAATCCCTCACAACGAGCGCCTGGAGTTCCTCGGCGATTCTGTGCTCGGTCAGGCCGTCACGGTGATGCTCTTCACCACACACCCCACGCTCGACGAGGGTGAGCTCGCCAAGCGGCGCGCCAGCGTGGTGTCGACGGTCGCCCTGGCGGAGGTCGCACGAGCCATCGGTCTCGGCAGCCATCTGCGGCTCGGCCGAGGCGAGGAGCAGACCGGCGGACGCGACAAGGACTCGATCCTCGCCGACACCATGGAGGCTGTGATCGGGGCGACGTACCTGTCGGCCGGCCCCGACGCCGCGACCGAGCTCGTGCTGCGGTTGACGGCACCGCTGCTGGCCGATCCCGAGCGCTACGGTGCCGCGATGGACCCGAAGACGAGCCTCCAGGAACTCGCGGCTCGCGCCGGATCCACTCCGCCCGTGTACTCGGTCGAGGCGAGCGGACCCGACCATGATCGTCGTTTCCTCGCGACGGTCGTCGTCGGCGATGTCGCGATGACCGGCAAGGGCAGCAGCAAGAAGACCGCCGAGATGGCCGCGGCGCTCAGCGCGTGGCGGCTGCTCAACGAGCGTGCCTGAGCTCCCCGAGGTAGAGGTCGTCAGAGCCGGTCTCGCTCCGGCAGCGACGGGGTCGCTGATCACCGCGGTCTCGGTCCTCGACGAGAGGGCGCTGACCCGTCACGCCGCCGGCGCGGCCGACTTCGTCTCCCGTCTCGAGGGCCGAACGTTCCGCGGAGCCGAGCGGCGGGGCAAGTTCCTCTGGCTGCCGCTCGACTCCGACGTCGATGCGGTGATCGCGCATCTCGGCATGAGCGGACAGATGCTCCTGCGTGCTCCGGATGCCGCAGCCGAACGTCATGAGCGGATCCGCATCTTCGTCGAGCATCCTCAGCACGGCGAGCTTGCGATCGTCTTCGCCGACCAACGCACCTTCGGCTCGCTCGCCGTCGATCGTCTGGTGCCGGATGGCCCGTCGCGCATCCCCACCCAGGTCGCGCACATCGCCAGGGACCCTGTCGATCCGCTGTTCCACGACGCCGAATTCATTCGCGCGCTGACACGCCGGCGGAGTGCCGTGAAGCGGGTGCTGCTCGACCAGCAGGTCATCAGCGGGGTGGGGAACATCTACGCCGACGAATCGCTGTGGGCTGCTCGCATCCACCCCGAGACTTCTGCCGATGCGCTCTCGACGGTGGCGGTGAAGCGGCTGCTCGCCGAGATCAGGATCGTGCTGGCGAAGGCACTCGCCGAGGGCGGGACGAGCTTCGACGCGCAGTACGTGAACGTGAACGGCCAGGCCGGCTACTTCGCCCACTCCCTCAATGCGTACGGGCGGGGCGGCCAGCCGTGCCCACGGTGCGGCACCCTGATCGTCCGGGAGGCGTTCATGAATCGCTCGAGCCACTACTGCCCGAGGTGCCAGCGACGCCGCTGAGCGCACGCCGACACCTCGGATGCCCGACCGTGTTCTGCGGACGATCCGGGCCGCGTCATACGGCCCGGAACGAGCGGCCCAGCAGCGGCGCGGTCGCCCGCGTGCTGGCCCAGACCAGCCCGATGCCGAGCGCCAGGACCCCGCCGATCGTGAGCAGGGATTCCGGCGCGACGATCACTGCGATGCCGAGTAGCGGGAACACCAGCACGGCCGCGCACAGGGCGGAACCGAGCGCGGTGATCAGCAGCGGCGACATGATCGCACGCTGACGGGCGCGGTCGACGGTCGAGACCGGCACCCCGAGCCGGTGCAGGCTCTGGTGCAGCTCACTCTGATCGAGGACGGCGGAGGCCTGATTCACTCCGACGGATGCGGCCACCATCAGGAACGAGGCGACGAGCGTGATGATGAGCCCGGTGCGCATGTCGACCGCGAGCGCGACGTCCGAGGCCGCGGCGGCCTCACCGCCGATCGCGTTGATCAGTGAGACGCCGGTTCCGGCGAACACGGCCATGAAGCTGGCCATGGCGATCCCGTTGACCTGACGCCAGGCGGCCTTGGGGGAGTCGAGCACCATGCGGGCCGCGAGCAGTCTCTCGGGTGTCTGCGCTCGACGGAGGTGACGTGAGGCGGTGATCTTGAGAACCCAGGGCCCGACGAGATTGAGCACCGCGAGCGCGAGCGCGAACGTGGCCGCGAGCACGGCGATCGTGACGGCGAGACCCGCGACCGTGGGGAAGACCTTCACGACCGCGAAGGCGACTGCGATGACCGCGATCCCGATGACGGCTCGAACCCAATGCACGGGGGCGGCCGTCGCCCGCAACCGCACGCCCAGCGGCGAGATGATCACGCGCCGGAGTCCGAGCGCGGAGCTTCCTGCAGCTACGACGAGGATCCCACCGACGACGGCGGCGATGCCGAGCGGCCTCAGCAGCACGGCATCGAGGCCGAGGGCGGCGCCGCGGAAGGGGATCAGCCCGATCAACGGCGAGATCAGCAAGTAGGCGAGCACGCCGGCGATCGCACCAGCGGCGGCGACGATCACCGACTCGATCACCGTGGCGATCCCCACGCCCATCGGCGTGACTCCGAGCAGACGCAGGGTGGAGAGCCGCTCATCCCTCCGACGTGCGGAGAGTCGCGCCGCGGCACCGCCGAGGGTCGTCAGCGGCACCACCAGCAGTACGAGAGCGATCGCGGCCAGCGCCTGATAGAGCGGGGCGAATTCGTCGGTCCATCCCCAGAACGACTGAGCGCCGCCGACGACGGTGAGCACGAGGGCGGTCACGACGCCGAAGGCGACGACGGGAAGCACCACCACGCCGGTCTGCTCCTTCGTGGGACGCAGGAGCAGCGCGAGCACGTTCGGGTTCATGCCGACACCCCCGCCGACACGACCATGCCATCGCGGACCGCGATGATCCGCGAGCACCGTGCGGCGACGTCGGCGTCGTGGGTGACGACAAGCAGGGTTCGCCCCTGACCGGTCGTCGACCACAGGAGCGCGTCCATCACCTCCTGCGACGTGTGCGAGTCCAGGGCGCCTGTCGGCTCGTCGGCGAACACCAGATCGGCGCCGGTCGCCTGGGCGCGTGCGATCGCGACGCGTTGCGCCTGGCCGCCGGAGAGTTCGCCGATGCGGCGATCCTCCATTCCGGCGAGACCGAGTGCGGCGAGCCAGGCGGCGGCGTGAGTGACGGCATCCGCTCTCTTGACGCCGTTGATCATCGAGGCGAGTGCGACGTTCTCGACGGCGGTCAGCTCGGGGATGAGCAGACCCTGCTGGAAGACGAAACCGAACCGCTCCCGCCTCAGGCGCGAGCGCGCGGACTCGCCGAGGGCGGACAGCTCGATCGGCGCACCGGTCGCCGGATGATACGTGACGGCGCCGGTCTCAGGGACGATGATGCCGGCGAGCACGTGCAGCAGAGTGGATTTACCCGACCCCGATGCGCCCATGATGGCGACGGATTCGCCGCGGGCGATGGACAGATCGACGCCGGCGAGAGCATGTGTCTCGCCATAGGTCTTGGTCAGGGTGTGCGCATCGAGGACGGAATTGTTCATGTGTCCAGCCTCGCGGCAGGCACCCGATCGGTGCATCGGCCGGGGGGATGATCCGCCGCGCGCCGAGTACACCGATCGGATGACCTTCACAGACGCCTCTGCCATGCCCCCGAGTACGAGACCGGAACGAAGCCGAGGGCCTCGTTGATGCTCAGCATCGGACGGTTCTCCTCGGCATTGAAGGTCGAGACCGTCGGCGACTGGGGCATGACCTCGCGCCAGTGCAGGAGGTTCACGGTCTTCACCAGTGCACCCAGGCGGTGACCTCGGTGCGCGCTCGAGACCAGTGTGCCGAACTGATGGGTCGCTCCCGTACGGTCCGCCCCGATGAGCAGCTCGTTGTAAGCGACGATGTCACCCGTGGAGATGTGTTGCACGGCCACGATCGAGAGGGCTTGGCCGGCGCCGGCGAGGCGTCTCTCCCGGCGCTCCACCCGGTCGGCGTCCCAGACCTCGGCGACGAAGTCCATGTCTCCGCTCGGCGCGTCGGTCGAGAGACGTGCGAGGATCGCCGCGTATCCCGCGCGGAGCTCCGGGGGAGTCGGCGCCATCCATTGCAGAACGCGATAGTCGTCGCCGGCGGCCGACTCGGCAGCCAGCCTCGCCGCCTGCAGGGGTGCCGGGTCCGTGCGGAGATCGAACTCGCTGTTGCGCTCGACCTGCTCGAGTTCGTACCCCCGTCCCTCCAGGAGGTCGGAGAGGGGGATCGCCGGGATGCGCCCCCATCCGGTGCGCGGCGCGAGCATGCGCTTCGTCTCGATGGGGCGATGCAGCGACCAGATCTGCACCAGCGAGCGATCGCGGGCGCGAGCCTCGATCTCGGCCAGATCGAGCAGGGCGTCCTCGACTCCGTGCCCCCAGTACCGCTCGGGCACCATCAGGTCGACCTCCGCGGCGTGCGCGTCGGCCTCCTGGGCGTAGTCGATCGTGATCATGCCGACGATCTCGTCTCCGCGCCGCGCGACGAAGCCCGTGTGGAGGGTGTCGGTCCCGTCCTGCCATCCGGCCAGCAGCTGAGCGGCGTCAGGAGCGAGATCCGGGAGACCCACGGACTCGTCGCAGATCTGCCGGTTGAGCTCGGCGTAGGCCCGGAAGTCCGCGGCATCCTCGTCGCCGAGCGCGCTCGGCACGGTCAGCGGGGAGATGATCGGCGCGATCTCGATCGTGGTCATGACAGGTCCTTCTTCCAGGCGCCCTCGTAGGCGATGGCGGTGAAGCCCATGGCCTCGTTGATGGCGAGCATGGGCCGGTTCTCCTCGGCGTTGTAGGTGATGATGTCCGTCGACTCCGGTGCGACGTCGATCCACGACAGCAGCGCGGCGCACTTCACCAGCTGGCCGAGACGGTGGCCACGGTGTTCTTTCAGGACGAGAGTGTCGTGCTGATGCGTCGTGCCCGTGCGGTCGGGCCCGATGCCGAGCTCGGTGAAAGCCGCCAGCGCACCCGTCTCGAGGTGCTGTGCGACCGTGACCTGGTATGTCTGGCCCATTTCGGCCAGACGAGCCTCACCCGCGATCAGGCGGTCCGCATCCCACGCCTCTTCGTCGGCTTCGAGATCGGCCGAGGGGGCGTCGGTGGACATGCGCGACTTGAGCCATGCGTAGCCGTCCCGGTGCTCGGGTGGGGTGGGCGCCATCCACTGCCGCACTCGATATCCCGGCGCATGAGCCTCCGCCTCCTCGAAGAGCGAGGCCGCGAGTGCGCGCGCACCGGCGGTCAGATCGAGGCGGCTCACCCGATACACCTGCTCGAGCGTGAAGCCGTGGCGCCGCAGGAACCGTGCGACATGGTCGTCCGGCACGCTTCCGAACCCGGTGCGCGCCTCCAGCCGGGCGCCGTCGCTCGCCTGCTGCTCGGTCCAGTCCTGGATGACGGTGCGACCGTGCTCGCGCACGACTGCTTCCAGATGGGGCAGGATGGCCGTCCCGATACCGCGACCCCACGCCCGTGGGTGCAGTTCGATCGAAGCGTTGGACACCTTCGACCCCTCTTCGTGAGGGATGTCGACCACTGCGCGACCGACCATCTCGCCGGAGACGCGCACGATCCACGCGACCGTGCTCCGTTCCCTGCGGGAGCGGAGCAGAGGCAGCAGGGCCTCGGGGGTGAGGTCCTGCTCCGTGCGGCCCGTCAGCTCGCGGTACACCTCGTTGCGCACGCGGGTCAGCTCGCGGAACTCGTCCGCGTCCGCGGCATCCGCTCGTGCCGGCAGCACGAGCGGATGCAGCGTCGCGTCCTCGATCAGAGAGATGCTCATCTGTGGCCTCCAGGTCAGCGCAGCTGACGCTGCAGGTCGTAGGTGAGCAGAGCGAACGATTCGGCGGGGGTCCGCCCGCGTCGTTCGAGATGCAGCGAGTCGTACGCGGTGGGAGATGCGACGCGATGCTCCCGCCGCGGTCGTTGCGCCCGCTGCAGCAGCCAGAGGCCGATTCGCAGTGACAGTCGATCCGAGAGGGCGAGACGACGCAGCTCGTCGGGGGCGGGGAGATGGAGGACCAGCTGGTCCTCGGTATCGGGCGGATGGGTGAGGTTGCGGTGCAACGTCGTGTTCACGATGTGTCCTTCGAGAGTGTGTGCGGAGCGAGAAGCAGCGCAGGCGCCGTCGACGCGGAGTCTGGGCGCTGTGCTGCGGCGCGCGATCCGGGCTGCGCCGAAGAGGCGACCGCCGGATGCGGCGGGGATCCGTGCTCCGAGGCGGAGCAGAGGGTGGGCGTGCGTACACGCGTCGGAGGAGCCCGAGACGGGCAGAGCGCTGCGGATGCCGCTGCGCGGGATCCTCGGCTCTACGAGAGAGAGCTGGTGCGGACGCCGGCGGCTACCGAATGCGCAAGACGCGGCGCGAACGGCGCGGCGAGGCCAGTGGCCTGTGCAGTGATTGTGATCATCATCGGTAACCTCCTTTCGTGTGGCGATCCGCAGGTTACGGTAGCGACACCCGGGCGTGTCCGTCAAGCACGGACGTGTCCGGTCGGCGTGTCGCGACGAGGTCGAGTTCGTCGTCGACCAGCGCGGGATGCCTGTCGTGCCGCGTGATTCCGGTAGCGTATGGGCGTGATCCACCCCGGAAGCGCGGTACGCGCATGCACCTGAAGAGCCTGACCCTCAAAGGGTTCAAGTCCTTCGCGCAGCCCACGAGCTTCGTCTTCGAACCGGGTGTCACCTGCATCGTCGGACCCAACGGCTCCGGCAAGTCGAATGTCGTCGACGCCCTTGCCTGGGTGATGGGCGAACAGGGTGCCAAGACACTGCGCGGCGGCAAGATGGAGGACGTCATCTTCGCCGGCACCTCGACGAGGGGGCCGCTGGGGCGCGCCGAGGTGCAGCTCACGATCGACAACAGCGACGGCGCGCTGCCCATCGAGTTCGCCGAGGTGACGATCAGCAGGACGCTGTTCCGCAGCGGCTCGAGCGAGTACGCCATCAACGGGGAGACCTGCCGTCTGCTCGACCTGCAGGAACTGCTCAGTGACTCCGGGCTCGGGCGCGAGATGCACGTGATCGTCGGGCAGGGTCGTCTGGACACCGTGCTGCAGGCGTCCCCCGAGGACCGTCGCGGCTTCATCGAAGAAGCCGCGGGCATCCTCAAACATCGACGGCGCAAGGAGAAGACGCTCCGCAAGCTCGATGCGATGGAGACGAACCTCACCCGCCTCAGCGACCTCGCGGGGGAGATCCGCCGACAGCTCAAGCCCCTCGGGCGCCAGGCCGAGGTCGCTCGAGAGGCCGCGACGATCGCTGCCGTGGTCCGTGATGCCAAGGCGCGTATCTTCGCCGACGACGTGGTCGCACTGCGTACCGCGTTGGCGGACCACACCCGTACGGAGCACGAGCGGCACACCGAGCGTCTGGTGCTGTCGGATCAGGCCGAGGCCGTTCGAGCCGGCATCGCGCGACTCGAACAGGATCAGAACTCCGTCGCGGTCGACCAGGCACGCGGCGTCGCTTTCGGACTCGAACAGGTTCAGGAGCGGATGCGCGGTCTGTACACGCTCGCCAATCAGCGGCTCGCGCTCCTCGGATCCGAGGAGGACGATGCGGCCGTGGCCTCCGTCACCGTGACGCAGAGCACGATCGACGATGCGAAGGACGAGATCACCGAGATCTCCGCCGGACTCGGCGATGCTCAGGAAGCAGCGACGGCGGCGAGCAGGGAGGTCGTGCTGGCGCGTGCCGAGCTCGACACCCTCGACGTCGACATCGCCGAGCAGAGCGCTCTGGTCTCGGCCTACGACATGCGCATCAGCTCTCTTCGGGGAACGGCCGATGCTGCGGCCTCCGCTCTGGCCGCCGTGCGTGGTGCCGTGCTGCGCCAGGAGAATGCGCTCGAGGCCGCCGAGAACCGCCGTCGTGAGGCCGCGGAGGCACTCGAGGCGATCGACGATGCCGAGGCACCCGAGGGGACGGCCGCCGAGCATTCCGCTGCGTACGAGACGGCACAACGCGCGGCGACGGCTGCGGAGACCGAGCGGGAGGCACTGCGCGAGCGGCTGCACGC
Protein-coding regions in this window:
- a CDS encoding GNAT family N-acetyltransferase → MSISLIEDATLHPLVLPARADAADADEFRELTRVRNEVYRELTGRTEQDLTPEALLPLLRSRRERSTVAWIVRVSGEMVGRAVVDIPHEEGSKVSNASIELHPRAWGRGIGTAILPHLEAVVREHGRTVIQDWTEQQASDGARLEARTGFGSVPDDHVARFLRRHGFTLEQVYRVSRLDLTAGARALAASLFEEAEAHAPGYRVRQWMAPTPPEHRDGYAWLKSRMSTDAPSADLEADEEAWDADRLIAGEARLAEMGQTYQVTVAQHLETGALAAFTELGIGPDRTGTTHQHDTLVLKEHRGHRLGQLVKCAALLSWIDVAPESTDIITYNAEENRPMLAINEAMGFTAIAYEGAWKKDLS
- a CDS encoding GNAT family N-acetyltransferase, which translates into the protein MTTIEIAPIISPLTVPSALGDEDAADFRAYAELNRQICDESVGLPDLAPDAAQLLAGWQDGTDTLHTGFVARRGDEIVGMITIDYAQEADAHAAEVDLMVPERYWGHGVEDALLDLAEIEARARDRSLVQIWSLHRPIETKRMLAPRTGWGRIPAIPLSDLLEGRGYELEQVERNSEFDLRTDPAPLQAARLAAESAAGDDYRVLQWMAPTPPELRAGYAAILARLSTDAPSGDMDFVAEVWDADRVERRERRLAGAGQALSIVAVQHISTGDIVAYNELLIGADRTGATHQFGTLVSSAHRGHRLGALVKTVNLLHWREVMPQSPTVSTFNAEENRPMLSINEALGFVPVSYSGAWQRRL
- the coaD gene encoding pantetheine-phosphate adenylyltransferase; the protein is MSSRIAVVPGSFDPPTLGHLDVIRRAAKLYDELHVLVVHNPGKEAMLPIAQRMSLIEQSIADEGIGDNVVVGSWSMGLLVDYARDVGAGVLVKGIRSQIDVAYESPMAIVNRHLADIETVFLLPDPAHALVSSSLVRQVAGLGGDVSPFVPPAVAAFLDTGSRGI
- the rpmF gene encoding 50S ribosomal protein L32; amino-acid sequence: MAGNPPKRKVSRSNTRSRRAQWKAAPVALVKTVENGQVVYSRPHQAKVVTDSQGTELFLEYKGRKVADV
- a CDS encoding ATP-dependent DNA helicase RecG; this translates as MSLTLDSSLEDALGATPSKTLGRAFGMKTVGDLLSHYPRRYADPGELTPIRELPIGETVTIVAEVLSSSARAMRNRRGAMVDVVIGDGIGKMSLTFFAKNLGAAKWRSEDLAVGRRGVFSGKVGEFNGMTQFAHPEYELFDDEDAARRRADARAAVLIPIYPATSTLQTWQIAKFMARVLDAVDDVPEPLADDVRAREELLTAREALELIHRPKTRNDIDPAVRTLRMHEALTLQTALLQQRDAVRSLSATARPARPGGLLERFDASLPYDLTPDQQTVGAQVADDLVGSWPMNRLVQGEVGSGKTLVALRAMLQVAESGGQAALIAPTEVLAGQHLRSIAKMLGPQLGPLVMPTLLTGQMPAAERRKAALRVASGQALIVVGTHALLGEKTTFADLGLVVVDEQHRFGVEQREALRAKGSSPHALVLTATPIPRTVAMTVFGDLDTSVIRTMPKGRAGIESFVAPLAEHPGWFNRVWDRAAEEIAQGRQVFAVCAAIDTAKKTAESGEQPLVQPEGAAGPRWGVVQLDEALETHPRLGGVRRAVLHGRMPSDEKDAVMQAFARGEIDLLVATTVIEVGVDVPNASTMIVLDADRFGVSQLHQLRGRVGRGGVPGLCLLVTEAESGSVARERVDAVAATLDGFALAEVDLELRGEGDVLGAAQAGVRSSLKLLRVVKDSGLIVRARELAESILAADPDLVANSGLRSAIERRVTDDDRAALAKN
- the mutM gene encoding bifunctional DNA-formamidopyrimidine glycosylase/DNA-(apurinic or apyrimidinic site) lyase, which produces MPELPEVEVVRAGLAPAATGSLITAVSVLDERALTRHAAGAADFVSRLEGRTFRGAERRGKFLWLPLDSDVDAVIAHLGMSGQMLLRAPDAAAERHERIRIFVEHPQHGELAIVFADQRTFGSLAVDRLVPDGPSRIPTQVAHIARDPVDPLFHDAEFIRALTRRRSAVKRVLLDQQVISGVGNIYADESLWAARIHPETSADALSTVAVKRLLAEIRIVLAKALAEGGTSFDAQYVNVNGQAGYFAHSLNAYGRGGQPCPRCGTLIVREAFMNRSSHYCPRCQRRR
- a CDS encoding YceD family protein is translated as MNGPFVLPVRDIVRRPGEMREHEFSVTLKDGWGEGIVAFEAGSELDLDVRLESVHEGILVSGTADAEYSGVCGRCLIDITRPVEVEFQELFAYPGEEETDFEVQDDHVDLETLVRDAAVLALPFQPVCQPDCPGLDPETGERLTESTGTEHAAPIDPRWSALQNITDQDGTEESRAAEKEES
- the rnc gene encoding ribonuclease III — translated: MTKVPEGTRHLPEKLRVDIDAELLELALTHRSYAYEHGGIPHNERLEFLGDSVLGQAVTVMLFTTHPTLDEGELAKRRASVVSTVALAEVARAIGLGSHLRLGRGEEQTGGRDKDSILADTMEAVIGATYLSAGPDAATELVLRLTAPLLADPERYGAAMDPKTSLQELAARAGSTPPVYSVEASGPDHDRRFLATVVVGDVAMTGKGSSKKTAEMAAALSAWRLLNERA
- a CDS encoding ABC transporter ATP-binding protein — protein: MNNSVLDAHTLTKTYGETHALAGVDLSIARGESVAIMGASGSGKSTLLHVLAGIIVPETGAVTYHPATGAPIELSALGESARSRLRRERFGFVFQQGLLIPELTAVENVALASMINGVKRADAVTHAAAWLAALGLAGMEDRRIGELSGGQAQRVAIARAQATGADLVFADEPTGALDSHTSQEVMDALLWSTTGQGRTLLVVTHDADVAARCSRIIAVRDGMVVSAGVSA